ATAAGTGGTTTACATCATGCTTATTAGGACCAATGGATCGTCACCTAAATGAATATGGCCTAATGGAGGGAGAACAGAGAGGCGCTAAATCAGGATGCAGTGGCACTGTTGATAACCTGCTCATTGATAGAATGGTCACACAAGACTGTCACAGAGGGAAACGTAACTTGAGCATGGCCTGGATTGATgtcaagaaagcttttgactcaGTTGACCATGAATGGCTTGCTGAGATGATGATTCTACACAGATTCCCAACCTGGCTGTGCCGCACTATCGAGAGCCTGTGCAACAGCTGGAACACGAAAGTCGTCGCAAAGACGAAGCAGGGGAGAGAGAAGTCTGAAGTGATACAATTCAGACGCGGCCTTCCTCAGGGAGATGCATTGTGCCCCAGGTTGTTCACCCTGTGTATGAATCCTGTGGCTTGGAAACTACGAGCTTCGGAGGGGTACAAGTTGTCCAAACCCTTAAGCACAAAGATAACGGATTTGCTGTATATTGACGACCTTAAGGCGTTTGCAGCGTCAGAGATCAAACTCAACAAGGTTCTGAAGTCAACCAAGAGTGCGATGCAAGATATGGGCTTAGAATGGAACCCAAAGAAATGCGCGACCGTCCATGTAAGGAGAGGCGTACAGGTGAAGGATGAAACCGGTGTGCAGTTGGATGACGGAGCAGTACTGACAAATCTAAAGGAAGGAACTTATTACAAGTTCCTGGGAACATTAGAGAACCTAAAACAAGATGATAAGTTAGCTTTGAATGTTGCAGCCAAAGAATACCTACAACACATGTCAGTCATCTGGTCAAGTCCACTGTCAGATCACAACCGCGTAGCTGCATCGAACCAATTTGCCCTTCCCATACTGGGGTATCTAATGTGGACCCAGAGCTGGCCAATAGCAGAGCTTAGGCAAATTAACAGAGAAGTTCGAAAAATCCTCGTTGAGAGCGGCGGTAAACACCCCCTAGGCTCGACAGCATTACTGTACCTCCCGAGGGAAAAAGGGGGGCGCGGGCTGAAATCAGTCGAGCAAGAATACAAACTCGTCAAGATAAAGGCTGCTCTGAAAGTCTACAAGAATCTGGACCCGACCATTGCAGTTGTgagaaagtttgaagaaagagCAGGTGAGGTGGGACACCATTCATTTTTAAAGGATAGCATGAAGTATGCAGCAGAGCTCGGTCTTGGCCTGGACCTTGAGCACCCGTCACCCTGCATCACCCAGGGGGGAGTAACAATCACAGACAAGAAGATCAAAGTTGCCTTGAAGGAAACTGTAGAAAAGCAGAATACACAGGCTGTGAGGTGAGAAATGTGGCAAGGAAAGCTACACACAAGTAGGTGGGAGGATGTAAGTCTGAGTAAAGCAGGCTGCTTTGCTTGGCTTAAGGACTGGACGTTGTGTCCGTCTAACACCGTTGCAGGAGTGATCGAGCTCTACGAGCAACTATTGCCAACACGAATATATTACAGTCACAAGGTGCGAGCCCGACCAGCTACTGAAGTGGCATGTAGGCTATGCAGTAGATCAGCAGAAACAGTTGAGCATATTCTAGCTGGATGTCCCACCTTGGCCCAGAACAAGTACTTGGAAAGGCACAATAACGCCTTGAAGATCCTGTTCTTCGAGATCCTGAAGGACGCAAACCTTATTGACAAAGTCCCACCATGGTTCTCCCAAGTAAAACCCAAACCGGTATATGAAAACGACCAGTTTCAAGCCTACTGGGATGTCCCGCTGTATGCTGAGCACACCGAGGTGAGAGCAAACAGAATCGATGCCCGTTTTATCGACCACCAACAGGAGAAGGTGATAGCACTAgagatgagctgtccatggATTGATAACCGAACAAGTAAGGAAGAGGAGAAGACAGCCAAGTATGCCCCCCTAAGATGGGAGATAAAGCGACAGTACCCTGGGTACGATGTGCAACAATACAACATCATTATTGACGTGCTAGGTGGATGGTCCACAGACATGGAGGAGGGAATGAGGAATTTACTCGGGTCAAGAGTGAGAACTAAAGGAGTCCTGCTAAAGATGCAGAAATCGGTCTTATCAAGCTCTCTTAATATTGcccgcacttttaaagtaatcacataaactttacgagcaatataacacgaatttcatttcagcaaaggatatatatatatattttttttaattttagcaatcacttattttatattttcacatagtttaatagatttaagtggataatacttttagaaagatatttgtaaataggaCTTGAACATGGTGTTTTTAAAGAGCTCCTGGGTTACTATTAACGCCCCAGGTAGCTTTAAGGTATTGAcattcaaaagtttcaaactgtCATAATATATTCATTTCTGGTGCGCATTCCTAAGTtataaatacaagaaataataaataattatgtaacTAAAAATATGGCAAGGACTACTGatacattaaaaaatatatacaatatggTAAAAACTAATTGATAAATAATGAGCCAAAGTATTATCAAAATCTCTGTTAAGTATATGCATGTCTAGAAAGAAAGGTCTTAAGATGAGCCTTAAAACTAGTTACACAAGTGATTGAGCGAAGCTCACTACAATCAGCGGCAAAATTCTTGGGACACTCACGCTTTGAGGTTGGTTTCCTTActgaatttcaaaaattgccCTCTACCTCCCCCCCGCCCCACAAAACAAtgttgccaatagtgaacatacatttccttgtctatttcaacaatgttgccaatagtgaacatacatttccttgtctatttcaacattgttgcCAATAGCGAAAATACATTTCcttgtctatttcaacattgttgcCAACAGTGAACATACATTTCCTTGTGTATTTCAGTATTGATTGGGGGGAGGAGGGAATTGCATTTTGAAGCTTTCAGcggaattttgacagttatgcttagtttctgacgtctgagaggttttcagggCCATTCTGACACTagcgtcccaactacttttgccactgattgtaggcAGAGAGTTCCACAAGGAGGGCGCTGCGACGGCAAATGCCCGATCTCCCAGCGTGGCCTTACATTTCACTGATAGAAGTGGCCATCAATGGCCACTGATGGATGTGGCCTTAGATTTCACTGATGGCATAGTTTGGAAGCTTATGATGTATTGGAGGAAACAACGAAGGAGGTCATCAGAAAGGAGTACTACACGTGTATCAGGCAACTATCTTCAAAGTTGAATAGTGGTAAAGTAATAGCAGCCATAAACTCGTAAGCTGCCTcctgaagaagaagaagaagaagaagaataagaagaagaagaagaagaagaagaagaagtaaaaGAAGAAGTAGaagtggaagaagaaaaagaatacTTTCTTTTATCCACGGTTGTCTCATCAGGCATATCTGATCTTTGTCTAGTTTCTCGTTTGTATTACTGTTGCATGACCTACAATGTGGCAGGATTTAAAGCAAACCGGTCCCAGATTACTATGGTGGAATTGGTTCCTGTACGTCTTTGGCATTTTCGGCCATTTCGCCATCGAGTGGTCTCGTGTGCTGAGAACTTCGATCCGCCATGTTGTTTGTCCAGGACAAATAATTTACTCGTCATGTGAACTCAAGAACATCAGAAGGTCTACCTCTCGATCATTGCTACATGCGGATGTCTGGAAACGCA
This portion of the Montipora capricornis isolate CH-2021 chromosome 11, ASM3666992v2, whole genome shotgun sequence genome encodes:
- the LOC138023439 gene encoding uncharacterized protein gives rise to the protein MWQGKLHTSRWEDVSLSKAGCFAWLKDWTLCPSNTVAGVIELYEQLLPTRIYYSHKVRARPATEVACRLCSRSAETVEHILAGCPTLAQNKYLERHNNALKILFFEILKDANLIDKVPPWFSQVKPKPVYENDQFQAYWDVPLYAEHTEVRANRIDARFIDHQQEKVIALEMSCPWIDNRTSKEEEKTAKYAPLRWEIKRQYPGYDVQQYNIIIDVLGGWSTDMEEGMRNLLGSRVRTKGVLLKMQKSVLSSSLNIARTFKVIT